A genomic window from Leptolyngbya sp. BL0902 includes:
- a CDS encoding PAS domain S-box protein — MTPTSASSTEDNPCPWPNLDLTEGGVVWVHPTTGIPDLAQRLTESLSGVVVVASPMDGSMDGVRGGPTEEPTEERPDLGWVRPLGVVTPTEVVRACAQGKDLSTLTAADVMTEALSLLPRSALPTVSELASQQDHPYLLVTGHQGQLLGVMVITGLGVRGWAHGGQRLHQTLYTQRNYSHLITVIISRFVDISAADLESEIRHVLHLVRDATRVDGVYLTLCPSSATVSAQTWVEGKVDPALIPNEDQLPWSYRLLQREHMVYVPNVADVPAAAALDQAQWRRQGIGAVLSLPLVHKATMVGVIGLVARQPVAWWLAETIQLLQVLGKMMVATQQRLEDERQLQESEERLRLALSATNQGLYDVDLTTGEVLVSPEYATMLGYDPATFHETEARWRQMLHPEDREVALATYDAYVAGAIPDYRLEFRLKTQAGGWKWVLSLGKIVAWNEAGRPLRMLGTHTDIDDLKQAELALRASEIRFRTFMDNSPVVAWINDPDTHTLEYASQGWYRNFALPPHTSLEDLEGQSLFDVFGDAAATLYAKHNRWVVDHGDVLEVVEPGQRPDGSPGEFLCFKFPLPQPHRKTLAAGVAIDVTERNRTEQRLALQSSILASIARTEPLPDILTDLVLALEDHLTESRCSFLFCAEDNRLYPGVAPNLPAAYSEALRGTAVGEAMGSCGTAALRRQPVIVGDIATDPLWANFRDLALAHGLRACWSIPIFASDGPVLGTLAVYFPQPRQPYPHELDTLQVAANLAKVALEQDQAIRALAQLNRELEDRVAQRTKALQRSEARLKEAQQVARLGWWEMEVSTRQITWSKEVMALLGDTDEADDTQGSGDLRPYVSAATWDQFRDLIDQALATGIPCTADLPITRLDGTQGCLFVKVALNAAAPEERSRLFGIAMDVSDRWVMQTILQRSEERTRATLLALPDLIFRVNREGIYREFMASPPAGNLVDPQGAVGKHLSEALPPGASRHHLAQKLEAIHKALETQTVQCYEQTVPIHGGLRYEEVRVAPCGQGEVVFFIRDISHRKRTELELIRSRDLREAIFNESTDALFLVDPQTQRTIDCNQRAVDLFEASAKHQLVNIAGHRLQVQPFTEEELQEIYAIIDQQGVWSHEIEYRTFTGKTFWGNIATRLITVAGQRLKLVRVTDISNRKQVEMALHQTNRELARATRMKDEFLANMSHELRTPLNAVLGMAEGLQDEMFGPLNDRQHNALRTIANSGDHLLELINDILDLAKIEAGQMTLDPTSVSMAYLCSSSVPFVQSQAQEKQITLRVEVPDHLPEVFADERRLRQVLINLLNNAVKFTPAGGTVVLATQLLDPLTPGAAPWLRITVSDTGIGIAPEDLDKLFQPFVQIDSTLNRQYSGTGLGLALVQRMVDLHGGQVRVSSEVGVGSQFAIDLPTLPTHAFSGPPRLALAPSPDPDTPTASADPPLLLLVDDNEANLQTVSSYLGAKGYRLEVAKTGREALAMARHHCPDLILMDIQMPDIDGLETTRQIRADPNLAHTLIVALTAFAMPQDRERCLAMGMNDYISKPIKLKDLAATVRKLLNNQAHSL, encoded by the coding sequence ATGACCCCCACGAGTGCATCATCGACTGAAGATAACCCCTGCCCTTGGCCGAATTTAGATTTGACCGAGGGGGGGGTGGTTTGGGTACACCCCACCACAGGGATCCCGGATCTTGCCCAGCGCCTCACGGAATCGCTGTCTGGGGTGGTGGTGGTGGCCAGCCCCATGGATGGGTCGATGGATGGGGTGAGAGGCGGGCCGACAGAGGAGCCGACGGAGGAGCGACCAGATCTGGGGTGGGTGCGGCCCTTGGGGGTAGTTACGCCTACCGAGGTGGTGCGGGCCTGTGCCCAGGGAAAAGACCTCAGTACCCTGACCGCCGCCGATGTGATGACTGAGGCCCTGTCTCTGCTTCCCAGATCCGCCCTGCCCACGGTCTCGGAACTGGCTAGCCAGCAAGATCATCCCTACCTGCTGGTGACGGGCCACCAGGGGCAACTGTTGGGGGTGATGGTCATCACCGGGTTGGGTGTTCGGGGTTGGGCTCACGGGGGGCAGCGGCTGCACCAAACGTTGTATACCCAGCGCAACTACAGCCATTTGATCACCGTCATCATCAGCCGTTTTGTCGATATCAGTGCTGCCGATCTCGAATCGGAAATCCGCCATGTCCTGCACTTGGTGCGCGACGCCACGCGGGTAGACGGGGTCTATCTCACCCTGTGTCCTAGCTCTGCCACCGTCTCAGCCCAGACCTGGGTGGAGGGCAAGGTCGATCCAGCGCTGATTCCCAATGAAGACCAGTTGCCCTGGAGTTACCGCCTGTTGCAGCGAGAACACATGGTCTACGTCCCCAATGTGGCCGATGTGCCAGCGGCGGCGGCCCTAGACCAAGCCCAATGGCGGCGGCAGGGCATCGGAGCCGTATTGAGCCTACCGCTGGTGCATAAAGCAACGATGGTGGGGGTCATTGGGTTGGTGGCTCGTCAGCCCGTTGCCTGGTGGTTGGCGGAAACGATCCAGCTCTTGCAGGTGCTTGGGAAAATGATGGTAGCGACCCAGCAGCGGCTAGAGGACGAGCGCCAACTTCAGGAAAGCGAAGAACGTCTCCGCCTTGCCCTCAGTGCAACGAACCAGGGCCTCTACGATGTCGATTTGACTACGGGTGAGGTGCTGGTGAGCCCAGAATACGCCACCATGCTGGGCTACGATCCGGCCACCTTCCACGAAACCGAAGCCCGTTGGCGGCAGATGCTGCACCCGGAGGATCGGGAGGTGGCCCTCGCAACCTACGATGCCTACGTGGCCGGGGCGATCCCAGACTATAGACTGGAGTTTCGGCTGAAAACCCAGGCCGGGGGATGGAAGTGGGTGCTGTCCTTGGGCAAAATCGTCGCCTGGAATGAGGCGGGCCGTCCGCTGCGAATGTTGGGCACTCACACCGATATTGACGATCTCAAGCAGGCGGAGCTAGCGCTGCGGGCCAGTGAAATTCGCTTTCGCACCTTTATGGACAACAGCCCCGTGGTGGCCTGGATTAATGATCCTGATACCCACACCCTGGAGTATGCCAGCCAGGGCTGGTACCGCAACTTTGCCCTACCGCCCCACACCTCGTTGGAAGACCTAGAAGGTCAGTCCTTGTTTGATGTGTTTGGGGATGCGGCGGCGACCCTTTATGCCAAACACAATCGCTGGGTTGTAGACCATGGTGACGTGCTGGAGGTGGTGGAGCCGGGGCAGCGACCCGATGGCAGTCCTGGGGAGTTTTTGTGCTTTAAGTTTCCGCTCCCCCAGCCCCATCGAAAAACCCTGGCCGCTGGGGTGGCCATTGATGTGACCGAGCGCAATCGCACGGAGCAGCGCCTTGCCTTACAAAGCAGCATTTTGGCCAGCATTGCCCGCACCGAACCGCTGCCTGATATTCTCACAGACCTCGTGTTGGCCTTGGAGGATCACCTGACTGAGAGTCGCTGTTCCTTTCTCTTTTGCGCTGAGGATAACCGCCTCTATCCCGGCGTGGCTCCCAACCTGCCCGCCGCCTATAGCGAAGCCCTGCGAGGGACTGCCGTGGGCGAGGCGATGGGATCCTGCGGCACCGCTGCCCTGCGCCGTCAGCCCGTCATTGTGGGAGATATTGCCACCGATCCCCTCTGGGCCAACTTTCGGGATTTGGCCTTGGCCCATGGTCTGCGGGCCTGTTGGTCGATTCCTATCTTTGCCAGCGATGGCCCGGTGTTGGGCACCTTGGCGGTGTACTTTCCGCAGCCCCGTCAGCCCTATCCCCATGAGTTGGATACTCTCCAGGTGGCGGCTAACCTGGCTAAGGTGGCCCTCGAGCAAGACCAGGCCATCCGTGCCCTGGCCCAACTCAACCGGGAACTAGAAGACCGGGTAGCCCAGCGCACTAAGGCACTGCAACGCAGCGAAGCCCGCCTGAAGGAAGCCCAGCAGGTGGCGCGGCTGGGCTGGTGGGAGATGGAAGTGTCCACCCGGCAAATTACCTGGTCTAAGGAGGTGATGGCGCTGTTGGGGGACACCGATGAAGCGGATGACACCCAGGGCAGCGGGGATCTTCGACCCTACGTTTCTGCTGCCACTTGGGATCAATTCCGGGACTTAATTGACCAGGCCCTAGCGACGGGCATTCCCTGCACCGCCGACCTGCCTATTACCCGGTTAGACGGCACCCAGGGCTGTTTGTTTGTCAAGGTGGCCCTCAATGCGGCGGCCCCAGAGGAGCGCAGCCGCCTATTTGGCATTGCCATGGATGTGAGTGATCGCTGGGTGATGCAAACCATCCTTCAGCGCAGCGAGGAACGCACCCGCGCTACCCTACTGGCCTTACCAGACCTCATCTTCCGGGTTAATCGGGAGGGGATTTACCGTGAGTTTATGGCCTCTCCCCCTGCGGGCAACCTCGTCGATCCCCAGGGGGCCGTTGGGAAGCATCTTTCGGAGGCGCTGCCCCCAGGGGCTTCTCGGCACCACCTCGCCCAAAAACTAGAGGCCATTCACAAAGCCCTCGAGACCCAAACGGTGCAGTGCTACGAACAGACTGTTCCTATTCACGGGGGGCTCCGCTATGAGGAGGTGCGAGTGGCTCCCTGTGGGCAAGGGGAGGTCGTCTTCTTTATCCGCGATATCAGCCACCGCAAGCGCACAGAACTGGAGCTGATTCGCAGCCGGGATTTGCGGGAGGCAATTTTTAATGAGTCTACCGATGCCCTGTTCTTGGTCGATCCTCAAACACAGCGCACCATAGACTGCAATCAGCGGGCCGTTGATCTCTTTGAAGCCTCGGCCAAACACCAGCTCGTCAACATTGCAGGCCACCGACTTCAGGTGCAGCCCTTCACGGAGGAGGAACTCCAGGAGATCTACGCCATCATTGATCAACAGGGCGTTTGGAGCCATGAAATTGAGTATCGCACGTTCACAGGGAAGACCTTTTGGGGCAACATTGCCACCCGACTGATTACGGTGGCTGGGCAGCGGCTCAAACTGGTGCGCGTGACCGATATCAGCAATCGCAAACAGGTGGAAATGGCCCTCCATCAAACCAACCGAGAACTGGCCCGTGCCACCCGGATGAAGGACGAGTTCTTGGCCAATATGAGCCATGAGCTACGCACCCCCCTGAATGCCGTTCTGGGCATGGCCGAAGGGCTACAGGATGAGATGTTTGGCCCCCTCAATGATCGTCAGCACAACGCCCTCCGCACCATTGCCAACAGCGGCGACCACCTGCTAGAGCTGATCAACGACATTCTGGATCTGGCCAAAATTGAGGCGGGGCAGATGACCCTTGACCCAACCTCTGTGTCGATGGCCTACCTGTGCTCCTCCAGTGTGCCCTTTGTGCAATCCCAGGCCCAGGAAAAGCAGATTACCCTGAGGGTGGAGGTACCCGATCACCTGCCTGAGGTGTTCGCCGACGAGCGTCGCCTGCGCCAAGTGTTGATTAATCTACTCAACAACGCCGTGAAATTTACGCCTGCTGGGGGCACCGTTGTCCTCGCGACCCAACTCCTTGATCCCCTCACCCCTGGAGCAGCTCCCTGGTTACGGATCACCGTCAGCGACACGGGCATCGGCATTGCCCCGGAGGACTTGGATAAACTTTTCCAGCCCTTTGTGCAGATCGACAGCACCCTCAACCGTCAATACAGCGGCACCGGGCTGGGGCTAGCCCTGGTGCAGCGCATGGTTGATCTCCATGGCGGACAAGTGCGGGTGAGTAGCGAGGTGGGGGTAGGCAGCCAGTTCGCCATTGATTTGCCCACCTTGCCCACCCACGCCTTTTCCGGCCCCCCCCGATTGGCCCTAGCCCCCAGCCCAGATCCAGACACACCTACCGCCTCGGCTGACCCGCCGCTGCTGCTTTTAGTGGATGACAACGAGGCCAACCTTCAGACGGTTTCTAGCTATTTGGGGGCCAAGGGCTATCGTCTAGAGGTGGCCAAAACGGGGCGCGAGGCGCTGGCCATGGCTAGGCATCATTGTCCTGACCTAATCTTGATGGATATTCAGATGCCCGATATAGACGGCCTAGAGACAACTCGGCAAATCCGGGCCGATCCCAACCTGGCCCACACCCTCATTGTGGCGCTCACCGCCTTCGCCATGCCCCAAGACCGAGAGCGCTGCCTCGCCATGGGCATGAATGACTACATTAGCAAGCCCATTAAGCTCAAAGATCTGGCTGCAACGGTTCGGAAACTCCTCAACAATCAGGCCCATTCCCTATGA
- a CDS encoding FHA domain-containing protein — MAPPNKLSNILIIEDSTGRKEIALEGSVYSIGRDPKCDIRLSSQFVSRHHATLVQLPKDDNTFYYRIVDGNLKGKPSANGMLINGRKLLAHDLKNEDEIVFGPQARAIYYQLKRDSQSTLPPDEFDITLISPNMVEEGEEGQEDLA; from the coding sequence ATGGCACCACCTAATAAACTGAGTAACATTCTGATCATTGAAGACAGCACAGGCCGCAAAGAAATTGCCCTTGAAGGGTCTGTCTATTCCATCGGGCGCGATCCCAAGTGTGACATTCGGCTGTCCTCCCAGTTTGTCTCTAGACACCATGCCACCCTGGTGCAACTGCCCAAAGACGACAATACCTTCTACTACCGGATTGTGGACGGCAACCTGAAGGGCAAACCCAGCGCCAACGGAATGCTGATCAATGGCCGCAAGCTCTTGGCCCACGATCTTAAAAATGAAGACGAGATTGTCTTTGGCCCCCAAGCCCGAGCCATCTACTACCAGCTCAAGCGCGACAGCCAGTCTACCCTACCCCCCGATGAGTTTGATATCACCCTCATCAGCCCCAACATGGTGGAAGAGGGGGAGGAAGGACAGGAGGACTTGGCCTAG
- a CDS encoding DEAD/DEAH box helicase translates to MAKAQVSPEVLRAHLTARYRQLPTFEQELVQLFSILYAPVANGKVLPCVNSYLRHSGQNNTYDQAELHAHLRRLTSHELLVEEKNYGSRCHPLLVEVATRDALRQGNFEAMVKAVQETLPVPTLSWKRNQRSFQSEDQFLREVRIGLYRADWDYIEAQIETYYNHAFATSRISMAQVFELICNNPFDREWFVSLKTDLDLYEAALGNLCVNSMLHLTPAEDAFALLQEDCQREDSVASNQLRNIWIQHLLLQGRLAEAEAAINDLAQDAPEESLLLLGWLSCLRGDYAVSIESGQMALKMLKKATGKRKIYFDTVPGIFPVLALLQEGSAASLRTAEEYAHPIAEQTYGHWLAITHGSLEKVAQALQGNTNAKAYLTNTPLSTLADAHSFEALIDALCLYWVNVDMARKRVPDSVKDIYRDAKAAGFDWFALEAATLLARLNPRSTYGKEAPALREKTGIVPITDIIAPKEAWELALAALMGLNPDLAKPEVAAVESEYRMTWFLTMYSANTWMLQPKEQKISTKGGWSRGRVVALHRLKHEIRNFPYLTPQDREICGHIVAEYGSYGNSYSLQAQSMLALVGHPLVFWDDAPTTPVEIVKGEPALTVKQGKNGMLTLSLTPPYEKQAIALIKETPTRIKVVEFTKEHQRIAAILGPKNALEVPEIAKDKVLETLNAIVSLVTVHSDIGGGITDAEEVPAQTIPHLHLLPAGSGLKVSLLTRPFGDDGPYYRPGSGGEMVLAEVGGKRLQTHRDLKEEKKLARAVEKATPTLQRLEDKSGEWLIEDPEDCLELLIELQGLGDQAVVEWPEGEKMRVVNQVGLGSFKVQIQRQRDWFAASGELSVSDDQVLDMQRLMALLEASPGRFIKLADGEFVALTQEFRKRLDELRAFSETSGKGVRFHPLASLAMEDWIDEVGQLKTDKHWKDHVKRLKEAQDLQPELPSTLQAELRDYQIEGFNWLARLAHWGVGACLADDMGLGKTLQALAVILTRAPEGPTLIVAPTSVCMNWLSEAEKFAPTLNPIQFGSGDRQKVLDDLQPFDLLVCSYGLLQQEEVAKMLAEVQWQTIVLDEAQAIKNSATKRSQAAMKLQGGFKILTTGTPIENHLGELWNLFRFINPGLLGSQEQFNQRFANAIERNQDKQARNRLKKLIQPFILRRTKTEVLEELPARTEITLQVELSTQEMAFYEALRREAIAKLSEPGAEGGAKHLQVLAEIMKLRRACCNTRLVKAEPKLPSAKLEAFGEILEELLENNHKALVFSQFVDHLAILKEFLDKQKVHYQYLDGSTPAKERKKRVDAFQSGQGDVFLISLKAGGTGLNLTAADYVIHMDPWWNPAVEDQASDRAHRMGQQRPVTIYRLVAQHTIEEKIVDLHKQKRDLADSLLEGTDMSGKISTDELLRMISEG, encoded by the coding sequence ATGGCTAAAGCGCAGGTATCTCCAGAAGTACTACGGGCACATCTGACGGCTCGCTACCGACAGTTGCCGACCTTCGAGCAAGAATTGGTGCAGTTGTTCTCGATCCTCTACGCCCCCGTGGCCAATGGCAAGGTGTTGCCTTGCGTCAATAGCTACCTGCGCCACAGCGGCCAAAACAATACCTACGATCAGGCGGAATTGCACGCCCACCTCCGGCGGCTGACGAGTCATGAGCTGCTGGTGGAGGAAAAGAACTATGGTTCTCGGTGTCACCCGCTGCTGGTGGAGGTGGCTACCCGCGATGCCTTGCGGCAGGGTAACTTTGAGGCCATGGTGAAGGCAGTGCAGGAGACGCTGCCCGTGCCCACCCTGAGCTGGAAGCGCAATCAGCGGTCGTTTCAGAGCGAGGATCAGTTTTTACGGGAGGTTCGCATTGGCCTCTATCGGGCCGATTGGGATTACATCGAAGCCCAGATAGAAACCTACTACAATCATGCCTTTGCCACCAGCCGCATTTCCATGGCCCAGGTGTTTGAGCTGATTTGCAATAACCCCTTCGACCGGGAGTGGTTCGTCTCCCTCAAAACCGATCTGGATTTGTACGAAGCGGCCCTGGGTAATCTGTGCGTCAATTCCATGCTGCACCTCACCCCAGCCGAGGACGCCTTTGCCCTGCTGCAAGAGGACTGCCAGCGGGAGGATTCCGTTGCCTCGAATCAACTGCGAAATATTTGGATTCAACACCTGCTGCTGCAAGGGCGGCTGGCGGAGGCGGAGGCGGCGATCAACGATTTGGCCCAGGATGCCCCAGAGGAATCACTACTATTGCTGGGCTGGCTCAGTTGCTTGCGGGGCGACTATGCCGTGAGCATTGAATCGGGGCAGATGGCGCTCAAAATGCTGAAAAAGGCCACGGGCAAGCGCAAAATTTATTTTGATACGGTACCGGGGATTTTCCCGGTGTTGGCCCTATTGCAGGAGGGCAGTGCCGCCAGCTTGCGCACCGCCGAAGAGTATGCCCACCCCATTGCCGAGCAAACCTATGGTCACTGGCTGGCCATTACCCACGGGTCCTTAGAAAAGGTGGCCCAAGCGCTCCAGGGCAACACTAACGCCAAGGCGTACCTCACCAATACCCCCCTCAGCACCCTGGCCGATGCCCACAGTTTTGAGGCGTTGATCGATGCCCTCTGTCTATATTGGGTGAATGTGGACATGGCCCGCAAGCGCGTACCAGACTCCGTTAAGGACATCTACCGAGACGCCAAGGCCGCTGGGTTTGACTGGTTTGCCCTAGAAGCCGCCACCCTCCTAGCGCGGCTGAACCCTCGCAGCACCTACGGCAAAGAAGCCCCCGCCCTGCGCGAAAAAACCGGGATTGTACCGATCACCGACATTATTGCCCCCAAGGAAGCCTGGGAACTGGCTCTGGCGGCCCTGATGGGCCTCAACCCTGACCTGGCAAAGCCCGAGGTGGCGGCGGTAGAAAGCGAGTATCGGATGACCTGGTTTTTGACGATGTATTCCGCCAATACCTGGATGCTGCAACCCAAAGAGCAGAAAATTAGCACCAAGGGCGGCTGGAGCCGGGGCCGCGTGGTGGCCCTGCATCGCCTCAAGCATGAAATCAGAAACTTTCCCTACCTCACCCCCCAGGATCGAGAAATCTGCGGCCATATCGTGGCAGAGTATGGCTCCTACGGCAACAGCTACAGCTTGCAGGCCCAGTCGATGCTGGCGCTGGTGGGGCATCCCCTCGTATTTTGGGACGACGCCCCCACCACGCCCGTCGAAATTGTGAAGGGAGAACCCGCCCTCACCGTGAAACAGGGCAAAAACGGGATGCTCACCCTGTCTCTAACGCCGCCCTACGAAAAGCAGGCCATCGCCCTGATCAAAGAAACCCCCACCCGCATCAAGGTGGTGGAATTTACCAAGGAACACCAGCGCATCGCCGCTATCCTTGGCCCCAAAAACGCCCTGGAGGTGCCGGAAATCGCCAAGGACAAGGTGCTGGAAACCCTCAACGCCATCGTCAGCCTAGTGACGGTGCATTCCGATATTGGCGGCGGCATCACCGATGCGGAGGAAGTACCCGCCCAGACCATTCCCCACCTGCACCTGCTGCCTGCGGGGTCTGGCCTCAAGGTCTCGCTGCTAACTCGCCCCTTTGGCGACGATGGCCCCTACTATCGACCGGGCAGCGGTGGCGAAATGGTATTGGCGGAGGTGGGCGGCAAACGGCTGCAAACCCATCGCGACCTGAAGGAAGAGAAAAAGCTGGCCCGTGCCGTGGAAAAAGCCACCCCCACCCTGCAACGGCTGGAGGATAAATCTGGGGAATGGCTGATCGAAGACCCGGAGGACTGCCTAGAACTGCTGATAGAGCTTCAGGGCTTGGGCGACCAGGCGGTGGTGGAATGGCCCGAAGGCGAGAAAATGCGGGTGGTCAACCAGGTGGGTCTGGGCAGCTTCAAGGTGCAGATCCAGCGCCAGCGAGACTGGTTTGCCGCCAGTGGCGAACTGTCCGTCAGCGACGACCAGGTGCTCGATATGCAGCGACTCATGGCGCTGCTGGAAGCCTCCCCCGGTCGGTTCATTAAGCTGGCCGATGGGGAATTTGTGGCGCTGACCCAAGAATTTCGCAAGCGCCTCGATGAACTGCGGGCCTTCTCGGAAACCAGCGGCAAGGGGGTGCGCTTCCATCCCCTCGCCTCCCTGGCCATGGAAGACTGGATCGACGAGGTGGGCCAGCTTAAGACCGATAAGCACTGGAAAGACCACGTTAAGCGCCTAAAGGAAGCCCAGGATCTCCAGCCCGAACTTCCCTCTACCCTGCAAGCGGAGCTGCGGGATTACCAGATCGAGGGCTTCAACTGGCTGGCACGGCTGGCCCACTGGGGCGTGGGGGCTTGCCTTGCGGACGACATGGGCCTGGGCAAAACCCTGCAAGCCCTGGCGGTGATCCTCACCCGTGCGCCGGAGGGGCCAACCCTGATCGTTGCGCCCACTTCCGTTTGCATGAACTGGCTGAGCGAGGCCGAAAAGTTTGCCCCCACCCTCAACCCCATCCAATTTGGCAGCGGCGACCGTCAAAAGGTCTTAGACGACCTGCAACCCTTCGACCTGCTGGTGTGCAGCTACGGCCTGCTGCAACAGGAAGAAGTCGCCAAAATGCTGGCGGAAGTGCAGTGGCAAACCATCGTGCTGGATGAGGCCCAGGCGATCAAAAACTCCGCCACCAAACGATCCCAGGCGGCGATGAAGCTCCAGGGCGGCTTCAAAATCCTCACCACGGGTACCCCCATCGAAAACCACCTAGGGGAACTGTGGAACCTGTTTCGGTTCATCAACCCCGGCCTGTTGGGTTCCCAGGAGCAGTTCAACCAGCGCTTTGCCAACGCCATCGAACGCAACCAGGACAAACAGGCCCGCAACCGCCTGAAAAAGCTAATCCAGCCCTTCATCCTGCGCCGCACCAAAACCGAAGTGCTGGAGGAACTGCCCGCCCGCACCGAAATCACCCTCCAGGTGGAACTCAGCACCCAGGAAATGGCCTTCTACGAAGCCCTACGCCGCGAAGCCATCGCCAAACTCTCGGAACCAGGGGCCGAGGGCGGGGCTAAACACCTGCAAGTGCTGGCGGAAATTATGAAACTGCGCCGCGCCTGCTGCAACACCCGCCTGGTGAAGGCCGAACCCAAACTCCCCAGCGCCAAACTGGAAGCCTTTGGGGAAATTCTCGAAGAACTGCTGGAAAATAACCACAAAGCCCTGGTTTTTAGCCAGTTTGTGGATCACCTCGCCATCCTGAAGGAATTCCTGGATAAACAGAAGGTTCACTACCAATACCTCGATGGCAGCACCCCTGCCAAGGAGCGCAAAAAACGGGTGGATGCCTTCCAATCCGGCCAGGGCGATGTGTTTTTGATTAGCCTCAAGGCCGGGGGCACCGGGCTTAATCTGACCGCAGCGGATTACGTCATCCACATGGATCCCTGGTGGAACCCCGCTGTGGAAGACCAGGCCAGCGACCGCGCCCACCGCATGGGCCAACAGCGCCCCGTCACCATCTATCGTCTGGTGGCCCAACACACCATCGAAGAAAAAATCGTGGACTTGCACAAACAAAAACGCGACCTGGCCGACAGCCTCCTAGAGGGCACCGACATGAGCGGCAAGATCTCCACTGATGAACTACTGCGGATGATTAGTGAAGGGTAG
- a CDS encoding EAL domain-containing protein, which translates to MTFSILIVDDEPDNFDVIEAFLSSDDYHLHYVESGEKALATLPIQQPDLILMDVMMPGIDGLALCKQIKAMSLWQSVPIIMVTALASKHTLAQCLEAGADDFVSKPINRMELTARVRSMLRIRQQYQQLNSFNAQLEAKVAQRTAELQTLLYQDSLTQLPSRINLLERVGLLQAEQRTDFALAYLDCDQFKLVNGAFGYTVGNQLLQAIAERLQQHLRPGDVLARVGEDEFCFLLTALPPDFSLPTWIEAVLQSFHAPFQTSHCEIFMTACLGLALGDSTTTDPEALLQAADTAMYRAKRQGKGCHQWFNPQLHAATLHRLTLENDLQHALSYGELVVYYQPIICLATHRVMGLEALVRWQHPERGLVPPGEFIPCLEETGLVVRAGLVVLRQACQQLRDWHEQGWTTLTVAVNLSVRQFASPTLLADIDQVLAETGANPAYLKLEITESAIMENAEAASVLMDALRERRIQISIDDFGTGYSSLGYLHRFPLDVLKIDRSFVRDMHRSHRNYQVVETIITLSNQLDLAVVAEGIETQDQLQALKKLGCELGQGFFFAKPAPAEAITTTLRNQPLGPVPQPAVRAQG; encoded by the coding sequence ATGACATTCTCTATTTTAATTGTTGATGATGAACCGGATAATTTCGACGTTATCGAGGCTTTCCTGAGCAGCGATGACTATCATCTACACTACGTCGAAAGTGGTGAGAAAGCCTTGGCAACGCTGCCTATCCAGCAGCCCGACCTAATCCTGATGGATGTGATGATGCCAGGAATAGACGGTTTAGCCCTTTGCAAGCAGATCAAGGCGATGAGCCTATGGCAGTCGGTGCCCATTATTATGGTGACGGCCTTGGCCTCCAAACATACGCTGGCCCAATGTTTAGAAGCTGGGGCCGATGACTTTGTGAGCAAACCCATCAACCGCATGGAACTAACGGCGCGGGTGCGGTCTATGCTGCGGATTCGGCAGCAGTACCAGCAGCTCAACAGCTTTAATGCCCAGCTTGAGGCTAAGGTGGCCCAGCGCACCGCCGAACTGCAAACGTTGCTCTACCAAGACAGCCTCACCCAATTACCCAGCCGCATCAACCTCCTAGAGCGCGTTGGGCTGCTGCAAGCTGAACAGCGCACAGACTTTGCCCTCGCCTACCTCGACTGCGACCAATTTAAACTGGTCAATGGGGCCTTTGGCTACACCGTGGGCAACCAGTTGCTCCAGGCCATCGCCGAACGCCTACAGCAGCACCTGCGCCCTGGCGATGTGCTGGCCCGCGTGGGCGAAGATGAGTTTTGCTTCCTGCTGACCGCCCTACCGCCTGATTTTTCCCTGCCCACCTGGATTGAAGCGGTACTCCAATCCTTCCATGCTCCCTTCCAAACCTCCCACTGCGAAATTTTTATGACCGCCTGCCTGGGGCTGGCCCTGGGGGATAGCACCACCACCGACCCCGAAGCCCTGCTTCAGGCTGCCGACACCGCCATGTATCGCGCCAAGCGCCAAGGCAAGGGCTGTCATCAGTGGTTCAATCCCCAACTGCACGCCGCCACGCTGCACCGCCTCACCCTCGAAAATGACCTCCAGCACGCCCTTAGCTACGGAGAGTTGGTGGTTTATTACCAGCCCATCATCTGTCTGGCGACCCATCGGGTGATGGGCCTAGAGGCCCTCGTGCGGTGGCAGCACCCCGAGCGGGGCCTTGTGCCGCCAGGAGAATTCATTCCCTGCCTAGAGGAGACGGGGCTGGTGGTGCGGGCAGGGCTAGTCGTCCTGCGCCAAGCGTGCCAACAACTGCGAGACTGGCACGAACAGGGCTGGACAACCCTGACGGTGGCCGTGAACCTCTCGGTGCGGCAGTTTGCCAGCCCCACCCTGCTGGCCGACATTGACCAAGTGCTGGCAGAAACCGGAGCTAACCCCGCCTACCTAAAGCTAGAAATTACCGAAAGCGCCATCATGGAAAATGCTGAGGCCGCCTCAGTGCTGATGGACGCACTGCGGGAACGTCGAATCCAAATCAGCATTGACGACTTTGGCACGGGCTATTCCTCCCTGGGCTACCTCCACCGCTTTCCCCTAGACGTCCTGAAAATTGACCGATCCTTTGTGCGCGATATGCATCGCAGCCACCGCAACTACCAGGTGGTGGAAACCATCATCACCCTCAGCAACCAGTTGGACTTGGCGGTGGTGGCCGAAGGTATCGAAACCCAAGACCAGCTTCAGGCGTTAAAAAAACTAGGCTGTGAACTAGGCCAGGGCTTTTTCTTTGCTAAGCCTGCCCCCGCCGAAGCCATCACCACCACCCTGCGAAACCAGCCCCTTGGCCCCGTTCCGCAACCTGCCGTGCGGGCGCAGGGGTAG